In Burkholderiales bacterium, one DNA window encodes the following:
- a CDS encoding sarcosine oxidase subunit alpha family protein, protein MKNQPYRLATGGIVDRHRPLRFSFDGVTLEGCAGDTLASALLANGVRLVGRSFKYHRPRGIFGAGAEEPNAMVQVGRGARTEPNLRATQVELHEGLVAASQNRWPSLAFDLQSLNDVFSRFLPAGFYYKTFMWPQSWWLKYEHWIRKAAGMGVSPRDPDPDSYAHRHAHCDVLVAGGGPAGLAAALAAARSGARVIVANDDFEWGGALLGESCEIDGGPALEWARSAVAELAVCRDVTLLSRSTVFGYFDHNLLGIAQSVHPGAEHAPRQRLWKVRAKEVVLATGAIERPLVFADNDKPGVMLASAASIYVNRYAVAPGSRAVVFTNNDSGYRAALDLQRAGVRVAAVVDPRTELGAVRDRVARAGIEVISGAAVIRATGGKHVDGVTVGRLVNGTAAREREIACDLVCVSGGWSPAVHLFSQSKGRLRYDERLTAFVPDASAQAERSAGAARGELALGRCLEDGARAGAAAAEAAGCARVSVSVPAVADEAQAPLMPLWDVVGSDTEKAKRFVDFQNDVTARDVALAVREGYHSVEHLKRYTTLGMGTDQGKTSNVNGLAILAALIDAQIPDVGATTFRPPYTPVTLGAIAGPEIGPHFDPVRLSPIHARHEAAGAVFVNAGLWRRPMLYPRGSESMLETTNREVLAVRNRVGIVDVSTLGKIDVQGRDAAAFLERVYVNRWRNLTVGKARYGLMLREDGFIYDDGTTTRIGEERFHMTTTTANAGRVMSNLEYYLQVQWPELDVRLTSVSDHWAAVALAGPKSRDVLAALASGDVSNAALPYMGYLETEIAGIPARVFRISFSGELAYEINVPADFGAAVWDALIDAGKAHDLTVYGTEAMGVLRIEKGHIAGMEIDGRTTPDDVGLGGMVTADKTCIGKPLLARPALRAEDRKQLVGFVPVDGRTPIPRGSQIVADPSHAAPVPIDGHVTSTCFSATLGKPIALGLVKRGRARYGEKLHAVSPVTNQRVEVEVTHHVFHDPKGERLRG, encoded by the coding sequence GTGAAGAACCAGCCCTACAGGCTCGCCACCGGCGGGATCGTCGACCGGCACAGGCCGCTGCGCTTCAGCTTCGACGGCGTCACGCTCGAAGGCTGCGCCGGCGACACGCTCGCTTCCGCGCTGCTCGCGAACGGCGTGCGCCTCGTCGGCCGCAGCTTCAAGTACCACCGGCCGCGCGGCATCTTCGGCGCCGGCGCGGAGGAGCCCAACGCGATGGTGCAGGTCGGGCGCGGCGCGCGCACCGAGCCGAACCTGCGCGCGACCCAGGTGGAGCTGCACGAAGGTCTGGTCGCCGCGAGCCAGAACCGCTGGCCGTCGCTTGCGTTCGACCTGCAGAGCCTGAACGACGTCTTCTCGCGCTTCCTGCCCGCGGGGTTCTATTACAAGACGTTCATGTGGCCGCAGTCGTGGTGGCTCAAGTACGAGCACTGGATCCGCAAGGCGGCCGGCATGGGCGTATCGCCGCGCGATCCCGATCCCGACAGCTACGCGCATCGCCACGCGCATTGCGACGTGCTGGTCGCCGGAGGCGGCCCGGCGGGATTGGCGGCGGCGCTCGCGGCCGCGCGCTCCGGCGCCCGGGTCATCGTCGCCAACGACGATTTCGAGTGGGGCGGGGCGCTGCTCGGCGAATCGTGCGAGATCGACGGCGGCCCGGCGCTCGAATGGGCGCGCAGCGCCGTCGCCGAGCTCGCGGTGTGTCGCGACGTGACGCTGCTTTCGCGCTCGACCGTCTTCGGCTACTTCGATCACAACCTGCTCGGCATCGCGCAGTCGGTCCACCCGGGCGCCGAGCACGCGCCGCGGCAGCGCCTGTGGAAAGTGCGTGCGAAAGAGGTCGTGCTCGCGACCGGGGCGATCGAACGGCCGCTCGTCTTCGCCGACAACGACAAGCCTGGGGTGATGCTCGCGTCGGCGGCGAGCATCTACGTCAACCGCTACGCCGTCGCGCCGGGAAGCCGCGCGGTGGTGTTCACCAACAACGATTCGGGTTATCGCGCCGCGCTCGATCTGCAGCGCGCCGGTGTACGGGTCGCCGCCGTCGTCGATCCCCGCACCGAGCTTGGCGCCGTGCGCGACCGCGTCGCGCGCGCGGGGATCGAGGTGATCTCCGGCGCCGCGGTGATACGCGCGACCGGCGGGAAGCACGTCGACGGCGTGACGGTCGGACGGCTGGTGAACGGCACCGCCGCGCGCGAGCGCGAGATCGCGTGCGACCTCGTCTGCGTCTCCGGCGGCTGGAGTCCCGCGGTGCATCTCTTTTCGCAGTCGAAAGGCCGGCTGCGCTACGACGAGCGTCTCACCGCGTTCGTGCCGGACGCATCGGCGCAGGCCGAACGCTCGGCCGGCGCGGCGCGCGGCGAGCTCGCGCTGGGCCGCTGCCTCGAAGACGGCGCGCGCGCCGGCGCCGCCGCGGCGGAAGCTGCGGGCTGCGCACGCGTGAGCGTCAGCGTTCCTGCCGTTGCGGACGAAGCGCAAGCGCCGCTGATGCCGTTGTGGGACGTCGTCGGCAGCGACACCGAGAAGGCGAAGCGCTTCGTCGACTTTCAGAACGACGTCACCGCACGCGACGTGGCGCTCGCGGTGCGCGAGGGCTACCACTCGGTCGAGCATCTGAAGCGCTACACCACGCTCGGCATGGGCACCGACCAGGGCAAGACCTCGAACGTGAACGGTCTCGCCATACTCGCGGCCCTCATCGACGCGCAGATCCCGGACGTGGGCGCCACGACGTTTCGTCCGCCGTACACGCCGGTCACGCTGGGCGCGATCGCCGGACCCGAGATCGGCCCGCACTTCGATCCGGTACGGTTGTCGCCGATCCACGCGCGTCACGAAGCGGCGGGCGCGGTGTTCGTCAATGCGGGCTTGTGGCGCCGGCCGATGCTGTATCCGCGCGGCAGCGAGTCGATGCTGGAGACGACGAATCGCGAAGTGCTGGCGGTGCGCAACCGCGTGGGCATCGTCGACGTCTCGACGCTCGGCAAGATCGACGTGCAGGGCCGCGACGCCGCGGCGTTTCTCGAGCGCGTCTACGTCAACCGCTGGCGCAATCTCACCGTGGGCAAGGCGCGTTACGGGCTGATGCTGCGCGAGGACGGTTTCATCTACGACGACGGCACGACCACGCGCATCGGCGAAGAGCGCTTTCACATGACGACGACGACCGCCAACGCGGGACGCGTCATGTCGAATCTCGAGTACTACCTCCAGGTGCAGTGGCCGGAGCTCGATGTGAGGCTCACGTCGGTGTCGGACCACTGGGCCGCGGTCGCGCTGGCGGGGCCGAAGTCGCGCGACGTGCTGGCGGCGCTCGCGTCGGGCGACGTGAGCAACGCGGCGCTCCCGTACATGGGTTATCTCGAGACCGAGATCGCGGGCATACCCGCGCGCGTGTTCCGCATCAGCTTCTCCGGCGAGCTCGCGTACGAGATCAACGTGCCCGCGGATTTCGGCGCGGCGGTGTGGGATGCGCTGATCGACGCAGGCAAGGCTCACGATCTGACCGTGTACGGCACCGAAGCGATGGGCGTGCTGCGCATCGAGAAGGGCCACATCGCCGGCATGGAGATCGACGGGCGCACGACGCCCGACGACGTGGGCCTGGGCGGCATGGTCACGGCGGACAAGACGTGTATCGGCAAGCCGCTGCTCGCGCGTCCGGCGCTGCGCGCCGAGGACCGCAAACAGCTCGTCGGATTCGTCCCGGTCGACGGCAGGACGCCGATCCCGCGGGGCTCGCAGATCGTCGCCGATCCGTCGCACGCGGCGCCGGTGCCGATCGACGGTCACGTCACGTCGACGTGCTTCAGCGCGACGCTCGGCAAGCCGATCGCGCTGGGGCTGGTCAAGCGCGGGCGCGCGCGCTACGGCGAGAAGCTCCACGCCGTTTCGCCGGTCACGAACCAGCGCGTCGAAGTCGAGGTGACGCACCACGTCTTCCACGATCCCAAGGGAGAGCGCCTGCGTGGCTGA
- a CDS encoding sarcosine oxidase subunit gamma family protein produces the protein MAERIYAFEPYAARASGNAAGAGITIAPRRPVAMLNVRGPADAVAAELQARCGLQLSPEPNTAVGSSTRVLWLGPDEWLVVENVTPTRIPRNPGQSHITATDVSHGRAALRLRGAHVRDALVKGCALDLDPRVFPAGRCAQTAIGRISVILDHVEPDVIDVYCSRSYAGSFWHWIAHASAEYRYTIAPPE, from the coding sequence GTGGCTGAGCGGATTTACGCGTTCGAGCCTTATGCGGCTCGCGCGAGCGGCAATGCTGCGGGCGCCGGCATCACCATCGCGCCGCGACGCCCGGTTGCGATGCTGAACGTGCGCGGACCGGCGGATGCGGTCGCCGCGGAGCTGCAAGCGCGCTGCGGCCTCCAGCTCTCGCCGGAGCCCAACACCGCCGTCGGTTCTTCGACGCGCGTTCTGTGGCTCGGCCCCGATGAGTGGCTCGTCGTCGAAAATGTGACTCCGACCCGGATTCCCAGAAATCCGGGTCAGAGTCACATTACGGCGACCGATGTAAGCCACGGCCGCGCGGCGCTGCGGCTGCGCGGGGCGCACGTCCGCGATGCGCTCGTCAAAGGCTGCGCGCTCGACCTCGATCCGCGGGTCTTTCCCGCAGGCCGCTGTGCGCAGACGGCGATCGGTCGCATCTCTGTCATACTCGACCACGTCGAGCCCGACGTGATCGACGTCTATTGTTCGCGCAGCTACGCCGGTTCGTTCTGGCACTGGATCGCGCACGCGAGCGCGGAATATCGCTACACCATCGCGCCGCCTGAGTAA
- a CDS encoding gamma-glutamyltransferase: MERKPTPPRPSWRPTVIGKRYAVACGHYLAAAAAVRILERGGNAVDAGVAAAMALAIVQPDIVSFSGVAPTLVYRRKERKVQAINGLGYWPAGVDVERLRREGQGAIPEGLLRTVMPAAPATHILALSRFGTISFEEAATPAYELARDGFAAYPVFVRHFEKYREKYARWPSSAALYLPGGEPARVGQIFKQEKLAESIAGMMEAERRSTGDRLAKLRAAHDYYYKGPIADAIAGFHAENGGFVTKADLAGFEAQLEPSIRCSYKGYEVHSCDTWCQGISLLEAMKILEGVDLAAMGHNSPEYIHHVAEALNLAFADREGYCGDPRFVEVPVAGLLSDEYARAQRARIRSDRAFGTMPQPGKPPGATHDPYLSDLSRYAKLEPGAALDTIYCCVVDGDGNCYSATLSDNARDTVVIPGLGGTVSSRGAQGRLEPGHPAEIKPGKRPRLTPSPALAVRDGELYMGFGTPGGDVQMQAMLQVFLNVNTFGMAVQEAIEQPRFGTFTFPNSFSPFSIGNFNMESRFPQATMDAIAALGHPVERWADLAPAAGAVCAVMKDPATGWLHAGADPRREAYAIAW, encoded by the coding sequence ATGGAACGCAAGCCCACACCACCGCGCCCGAGCTGGCGCCCGACCGTCATCGGCAAACGCTACGCGGTCGCGTGCGGCCACTATCTCGCCGCGGCGGCTGCGGTCCGTATCCTCGAGCGCGGAGGCAATGCGGTCGACGCCGGTGTCGCCGCGGCGATGGCGCTCGCCATCGTGCAGCCGGACATCGTGAGCTTCTCGGGCGTCGCGCCGACGCTCGTCTATCGCCGCAAGGAGCGCAAGGTGCAGGCGATCAACGGTCTGGGCTATTGGCCGGCGGGCGTGGACGTCGAGCGCCTGCGCCGTGAAGGACAGGGCGCGATCCCCGAAGGCCTGCTGCGCACCGTGATGCCGGCCGCGCCTGCCACGCACATTCTCGCGTTGTCGCGCTTCGGTACGATCTCGTTCGAAGAAGCCGCCACACCCGCGTACGAGCTCGCGCGCGACGGCTTCGCGGCGTATCCGGTGTTCGTGCGTCACTTCGAGAAGTATCGCGAGAAATACGCCCGCTGGCCGTCGAGCGCGGCGCTGTACCTGCCCGGCGGCGAGCCCGCGCGCGTGGGCCAGATCTTCAAGCAGGAGAAGCTCGCCGAATCGATCGCGGGCATGATGGAAGCGGAGCGCCGCTCGACCGGCGATCGACTCGCCAAGCTCCGCGCCGCGCACGACTACTACTACAAGGGTCCGATCGCCGACGCGATCGCGGGCTTCCACGCCGAGAACGGCGGCTTCGTCACCAAGGCCGACCTCGCCGGATTCGAAGCGCAGCTCGAGCCCAGTATCCGTTGCAGCTACAAGGGCTATGAAGTCCACAGCTGCGATACGTGGTGCCAGGGCATCTCGCTGCTGGAAGCGATGAAGATCCTCGAGGGCGTCGATCTCGCGGCGATGGGACACAACTCGCCCGAGTACATCCATCACGTCGCCGAAGCGCTCAATCTCGCGTTCGCCGACCGCGAGGGTTACTGCGGCGATCCGCGCTTCGTGGAAGTGCCGGTCGCCGGGCTCCTGTCTGACGAATACGCCAGGGCGCAGCGCGCGCGCATACGCAGCGACCGCGCGTTCGGCACGATGCCGCAGCCGGGCAAACCGCCGGGCGCCACGCACGATCCTTACCTCTCCGATCTCTCGCGCTACGCCAAGCTCGAGCCGGGCGCCGCGCTCGACACGATCTATTGCTGTGTCGTCGACGGCGACGGCAACTGCTATTCGGCGACGCTGTCGGACAACGCCCGCGATACGGTGGTGATCCCGGGGCTGGGCGGCACCGTTTCCTCGCGCGGCGCGCAAGGGCGGCTCGAGCCCGGACACCCCGCGGAGATCAAGCCCGGCAAGCGCCCGCGCCTCACGCCTTCGCCCGCGCTGGCGGTGCGCGACGGCGAGCTCTACATGGGCTTCGGCACGCCCGGCGGCGACGTACAGATGCAGGCGATGCTGCAGGTGTTCCTCAACGTGAACACCTTCGGCATGGCGGTGCAGGAAGCGATCGAGCAGCCGCGCTTCGGCACCTTCACGTTCCCGAACTCGTTCTCGCCGTTCTCCATCGGCAACTTCAACATGGAGAGCCGTTTCCCGCAGGCGACGATGGACGCGATCGCCGCGCTGGGGCATCCGGTGGAACGCTGGGCGGACCTGGCGCCTGCCGCGGGAGCAGTGTGCGCGGTGATGAAAGACCCGGCGACGGGCTGGCTGCATGCCGGCGCCGACCCGCGGCGCGAAGCTTATGCGATCGCCTGGTAG
- a CDS encoding cytidylate kinase family protein yields the protein MPVVAMTREMGSLGKDVAARLCERMGRPLVNHEMIGLLADKMRIRKSHVVRFLEGKAGIWERLTTDVTSLSIYTADETLKLVENGGVGVLRGWGATHLLREVPHVISVRVCAPFPVRVERMMERLQTEDRAFVEGEIKLSEEAHAAITKRHFGVDWHAAENYDLVLNTERLTIDECVDEIAALLGEPNFQESVESMRIFANLALQMHVRAALRHDPRTARMSIAIDAHDGRVTLRGVLEPGLLEEDALEIARDVPGVSGIESKLKMSSLPRYKLDS from the coding sequence ATGCCGGTCGTCGCAATGACACGCGAAATGGGATCTCTGGGCAAGGACGTCGCCGCCCGCCTGTGCGAGCGCATGGGCAGACCGCTCGTCAACCACGAGATGATCGGGCTGCTCGCCGACAAGATGCGCATCCGCAAGAGCCACGTGGTGCGCTTTCTCGAAGGCAAGGCGGGGATCTGGGAGCGCCTGACGACCGACGTGACGAGCCTCTCGATCTACACCGCGGACGAGACGCTGAAGCTCGTCGAGAACGGCGGCGTCGGCGTGCTGCGCGGCTGGGGCGCGACACATCTGCTGCGCGAGGTGCCGCACGTCATCAGCGTGCGCGTCTGCGCGCCGTTCCCGGTGCGGGTCGAGCGCATGATGGAGCGCCTGCAGACCGAGGACCGCGCTTTCGTCGAAGGCGAGATCAAGCTGTCCGAGGAAGCGCACGCGGCGATCACCAAGCGCCATTTCGGCGTCGACTGGCACGCTGCGGAGAACTACGACCTCGTGCTCAACACCGAGCGGCTCACGATCGACGAATGCGTCGACGAGATCGCCGCGCTGCTCGGCGAGCCCAACTTCCAGGAGAGCGTCGAGTCGATGCGCATCTTCGCCAATCTCGCGCTGCAGATGCATGTGCGCGCGGCGCTGCGCCACGACCCGCGCACCGCGCGGATGAGCATCGCCATCGACGCTCACGACGGACGCGTCACACTGCGCGGAGTGCTGGAGCCCGGACTGCTGGAAGAAGATGCGCTCGAAATCGCCCGGGACGTGCCGGGCGTGAGCGGCATCGAGAGCAAGCTCAAGATGTCGTCTCTGCCGAGGTACAAGCTCGACAGCTAG
- a CDS encoding CBS domain-containing protein, with protein MWRNNRDRPDDPQTRERETQRLSRDEYERPLYGAPPQHHGSPPQQNQGTNYARADWTYSPQQGARFRADPRGAWPQGPQEPQIDRSRPLTGSLADLRAHDLMTRRVATVHPASSVERAARLLEECDCGSLPVVSDNGVLVGMVTDRDIVTRIVARGREVRSAIVADCMTEHVFACYANETVGECMRQMAHHRVRRMPIVDERGRLIGILAQGDLARHARQNAVADEGRAVAEVLGEVSQPVRGVQR; from the coding sequence ATGTGGAGAAACAACCGCGACCGGCCCGACGATCCCCAGACCCGCGAGCGCGAGACCCAGCGCCTGTCACGTGACGAGTACGAGCGGCCGCTCTACGGCGCGCCCCCTCAGCACCACGGCAGCCCTCCGCAGCAGAACCAGGGCACGAATTACGCGCGAGCGGACTGGACGTATTCGCCGCAGCAGGGCGCCCGCTTCCGCGCCGACCCGCGCGGCGCGTGGCCGCAAGGCCCGCAGGAGCCGCAGATCGACCGCTCGCGGCCTCTCACCGGCAGCCTCGCCGACCTGCGCGCTCACGACCTGATGACGCGGCGCGTCGCGACCGTCCATCCGGCGTCGTCGGTCGAGCGCGCCGCGCGCCTGCTCGAGGAGTGCGATTGCGGGTCGCTCCCGGTGGTCAGCGACAACGGCGTGCTCGTCGGCATGGTGACCGACCGCGACATCGTCACGCGCATCGTCGCGCGCGGACGCGAGGTGCGCAGCGCGATCGTCGCGGACTGCATGACCGAGCACGTCTTCGCGTGCTACGCGAACGAGACCGTCGGCGAATGCATGCGGCAGATGGCGCACCACCGCGTGCGCAGGATGCCCATCGTCGACGAGCGCGGACGCCTGATCGGGATACTCGCGCAGGGCGATCTCGCGCGGCACGCACGCCAGAACGCCGTTGCGGACGAGGGGCGCGCAGTGGCGGAGGTGCTGGGAGAGGTGTCGCAGCCGGTGCGCGGCGTGCAGCGGTAA
- a CDS encoding AsmA family protein yields MKKVAKYALAAAGAFLLCAGLVLGYLVLTFDVRDYEPRIVALVKEKTGRTLTIRGETALSLWPDLGLTLGPVALSERGSDAVFAEVANARLSAKLRPLFDKALVADELFLEGASVRITRDKDGRLNIDDLLAGEGGALDFDIARARVTKSRIVYEDLALGTRHQVSGIEIVTGRLVNAATSPVTVAFDARDGAGAYAVAIEAQGRLTFDSRQRTYAFDAASARLRGKLATLSDVDATIKGGAAWTPGVFRVNASAIEGRFKAAGRPFELDAASTLLETSTEGTTAESVAAALRSSTGDDRLQARFNSPRVEWRQGVLAARESTVELDLVRDARKVHATVAGALRATEGARVFELSDARTKFSARGAGLPKRGVEGAVAGNATFDTRSLRVEAKLAGTVLDTRVKAAFHGVSPSSYTFALDLDTLDLDRLGLAAGKDTGVDFDLAELSGSPAAGTLRIGTLRRASVVAKNVQLALKP; encoded by the coding sequence GTGAAGAAGGTCGCGAAGTACGCGCTCGCCGCCGCGGGCGCTTTTCTCCTCTGTGCGGGGCTGGTCCTCGGCTATCTCGTCCTCACCTTCGACGTGCGCGATTACGAGCCGCGCATCGTCGCGCTCGTGAAAGAGAAGACCGGACGTACGCTGACGATACGCGGCGAGACCGCGCTCTCGCTGTGGCCCGATCTCGGCCTGACGCTCGGTCCGGTCGCGCTGAGCGAGCGCGGCAGCGATGCGGTCTTCGCCGAGGTGGCGAACGCGAGGCTGAGCGCGAAGCTGAGGCCGCTCTTCGACAAAGCGCTCGTCGCCGACGAGCTCTTCCTCGAAGGCGCGAGCGTCCGCATCACGCGCGACAAGGACGGCCGGCTCAACATCGACGATCTGCTCGCGGGCGAAGGCGGAGCGCTCGATTTCGACATCGCACGCGCGCGCGTGACGAAGTCGCGCATCGTCTACGAGGATCTCGCGCTCGGCACGCGCCACCAGGTTTCGGGCATCGAGATCGTCACGGGGCGTCTCGTGAACGCCGCGACGAGTCCGGTCACGGTCGCTTTCGACGCCCGCGACGGCGCCGGCGCGTACGCGGTGGCGATCGAGGCGCAGGGGCGCCTCACGTTCGACTCGAGACAGCGCACCTACGCCTTCGACGCCGCGTCCGCGCGCTTGCGCGGCAAGCTCGCCACGCTGAGCGACGTCGATGCGACGATCAAGGGCGGCGCCGCATGGACGCCCGGCGTCTTTCGCGTGAACGCTTCGGCCATCGAGGGGCGGTTCAAAGCCGCCGGCCGGCCGTTCGAGCTGGATGCGGCGTCGACGCTGCTCGAGACCTCCACGGAGGGAACGACGGCCGAATCGGTCGCGGCCGCCCTTCGCTCGAGCACCGGTGACGACCGCTTGCAGGCGCGCTTCAACTCCCCACGCGTCGAGTGGCGCCAGGGCGTGCTCGCCGCGCGGGAATCGACAGTCGAGCTCGACCTCGTGCGCGATGCGCGCAAGGTCCACGCGACAGTCGCCGGCGCATTGCGGGCGACCGAGGGGGCGCGCGTGTTCGAGCTGAGCGACGCGCGCACCAAATTCTCGGCGAGAGGCGCGGGGCTGCCGAAGCGCGGCGTCGAAGGCGCGGTCGCGGGGAACGCGACTTTCGATACGCGCAGCCTGCGGGTCGAAGCGAAGCTCGCGGGAACGGTGCTCGACACGCGCGTCAAGGCGGCGTTCCACGGTGTCTCGCCGTCGTCGTACACCTTTGCGCTCGATCTCGACACGCTCGATCTCGATCGCCTCGGTCTCGCGGCGGGCAAAGACACCGGCGTCGACTTCGATCTCGCCGAGCTCTCCGGCTCGCCTGCGGCAGGCACGCTGCGCATCGGCACTCTGAGGCGCGCGAGCGTGGTCGCGAAGAACGTCCAGCTCGCGTTGAAGCCGTGA
- the mutY gene encoding A/G-specific adenine glycosylase — MTRRSQTGGDFAARVVAWQHQHGRHALPWQNTRDPYRIWVSEIMLQQTQVSTVIPYYERFMARFPTVAALGDAELDDVLAHWAGLGYYSRGRNLHRAAIVVRDERGGCFPRTIEEVEALPGIGRSTAAAIVVFAYGSRHAILDGNVKRLLARHRGIQGYAGESAVARELWRAASDVLPFVEVEAYTQGLMDLGATVCSRHKPRCEACPVAADCIARRKRLTEVIPAPRPRKALPHRHTVMLVLARGGEVLLEKRPAPGIWGGLWSFPEAAMDDDHASLCAQRYGAAVGAVEQLPRVEHGFTHYKLTIAPRRLEVQALETRAAEGDTQWLALSDVKQAAIPAPVRTIVEQLEKREQ; from the coding sequence GTGACGCGCCGCTCGCAGACCGGCGGGGATTTCGCTGCGCGCGTGGTCGCGTGGCAGCACCAGCACGGCCGGCACGCGCTGCCGTGGCAGAACACGCGCGACCCGTACCGCATCTGGGTCTCCGAGATCATGCTGCAGCAGACCCAGGTCTCGACCGTGATCCCCTATTACGAGCGCTTCATGGCGCGCTTCCCGACGGTGGCGGCGCTTGGCGATGCAGAGCTCGACGACGTGCTCGCGCATTGGGCGGGGCTCGGTTACTACTCGCGCGGGCGCAACCTGCATCGCGCGGCGATCGTCGTTCGCGACGAGCGCGGCGGATGCTTTCCGCGGACGATCGAGGAGGTCGAAGCGCTCCCCGGCATCGGCCGCTCGACCGCGGCGGCGATCGTGGTCTTCGCCTATGGTTCGCGGCACGCGATCCTCGACGGCAACGTGAAGCGGCTGCTCGCGCGGCATCGCGGCATACAGGGTTATGCCGGCGAGAGCGCGGTGGCGCGCGAGCTCTGGCGCGCTGCCTCCGATGTGCTGCCGTTCGTCGAGGTCGAAGCCTATACGCAAGGTTTGATGGACCTCGGCGCCACGGTGTGCAGCCGGCACAAGCCGCGTTGCGAGGCCTGTCCGGTCGCCGCCGACTGCATCGCACGGCGCAAGCGCCTGACCGAGGTCATTCCGGCGCCGCGCCCGCGCAAAGCGCTGCCGCATCGTCACACCGTGATGCTGGTGCTGGCGCGAGGAGGCGAGGTCCTGCTCGAGAAGCGGCCGGCGCCGGGCATCTGGGGCGGCCTCTGGAGCTTTCCGGAAGCCGCGATGGACGACGACCACGCCTCGCTCTGCGCGCAGCGCTACGGCGCGGCGGTCGGCGCGGTCGAGCAGCTTCCGCGCGTCGAGCACGGTTTCACGCACTACAAGCTCACGATCGCACCGCGGCGGCTGGAAGTGCAGGCGCTGGAGACGCGAGCGGCCGAAGGCGACACTCAGTGGCTGGCGCTGTCGGACGTGAAGCAGGCGGCGATACCCGCGCCGGTGAGGACGATCGTCGAGCAACTGGAGAAGAGAGAGCAGTGA
- a CDS encoding 5-formyltetrahydrofolate cyclo-ligase: MSIPEDLKKWRKARREALIARRVAIPEAERNAANARMTAALVDAFTPPAETVVGFCWPFKNELDARFAVRHWREAGAHGALPEVTAPRTPLTFRLWKPGVPMRAGVYDIPVPDGTPVVLPDIAIVPMNGFDGRGYRLGYGGGFFDRTLAALERRIVAIGIAFDALRMETIHPQPHDIPMDFVVTESAIYAASGEPLEAVDAAEAKKRYERLLLAKRLPRAAFPDTGLSSPVCYADQFPDYFGKA; this comes from the coding sequence GTGAGCATTCCGGAAGACCTGAAGAAGTGGCGCAAGGCCCGGCGCGAAGCGCTGATCGCGCGCCGTGTGGCGATTCCCGAGGCCGAGCGCAATGCGGCCAACGCGCGCATGACGGCGGCGCTCGTCGACGCCTTCACGCCGCCGGCGGAAACGGTCGTCGGTTTCTGCTGGCCGTTCAAGAACGAGCTCGACGCGCGCTTCGCGGTGCGGCACTGGCGCGAGGCGGGCGCACACGGAGCGCTTCCCGAAGTCACGGCGCCCAGAACGCCGCTGACTTTCCGCCTGTGGAAACCGGGCGTGCCGATGCGCGCGGGCGTCTACGACATTCCGGTGCCCGACGGCACTCCGGTCGTGCTGCCCGACATCGCGATCGTGCCGATGAACGGCTTCGACGGGCGCGGCTACCGCCTCGGTTACGGCGGCGGCTTCTTCGATCGCACGCTCGCCGCGCTCGAGCGCCGCATCGTCGCGATCGGCATCGCGTTCGATGCGCTGCGGATGGAGACCATCCACCCGCAGCCGCACGACATACCGATGGATTTCGTCGTGACCGAAAGCGCGATCTATGCGGCGTCGGGCGAGCCGCTCGAAGCGGTCGATGCGGCGGAAGCGAAGAAGCGATACGAGCGGCTGCTGCTGGCGAAGCGCCTGCCGCGCGCAGCGTTTCCCGACACCGGCCTATCCTCCCCGGTGTGCTACGCCGACCAGTTCCCCGATTACTTCGGAAAAGCGTGA
- a CDS encoding LON peptidase substrate-binding domain-containing protein, which translates to MSERHFIFPLGTVLFPGGALPLKIFEQRYLEMTKVCIRDSRPFGVCLIREGAEVGAPAVPETIGCLATIEEWEMRDLGMFQLVARGGERFRLLDTEVAANGLMSGTIERIGEEAPPPVDPACREVMELIVKQVGDNFPGPVRLDDALWVSCRLAEGLPLDSAIKQSLLEADTATRMQRLRDILAAAGLVKG; encoded by the coding sequence GTGAGCGAACGGCATTTCATCTTCCCGCTCGGCACCGTGCTCTTCCCCGGCGGCGCGCTGCCGCTCAAGATCTTCGAGCAGCGTTACCTGGAGATGACCAAGGTCTGCATCCGCGATTCCAGGCCCTTCGGCGTGTGTCTCATCCGCGAGGGCGCCGAAGTCGGCGCACCCGCGGTGCCCGAGACGATCGGCTGCCTCGCGACGATCGAAGAGTGGGAGATGCGCGACCTCGGCATGTTCCAGCTCGTCGCGCGCGGCGGCGAGCGCTTTCGCCTTCTCGACACCGAGGTCGCGGCGAACGGCCTCATGTCCGGGACGATAGAGCGCATCGGGGAGGAGGCACCGCCGCCGGTCGATCCGGCGTGCCGCGAGGTGATGGAGCTCATCGTGAAGCAGGTCGGGGACAACTTCCCCGGGCCTGTCCGGCTCGACGACGCGCTGTGGGTGAGCTGCCGGCTGGCCGAAGGACTGCCGCTCGACAGCGCGATCAAGCAATCGCTGCTCGAAGCCGACACCGCGACGCGCATGCAGCGGCTGCGCGACATTCTCGCCGCCGCGGGTCTGGTGAAGGGCTAG